The DNA window GGTGTCATTTTAGTTTCACGTAATTCTGTAGCAACAGAGACACCATCTTTTTCAGGCATCATCAAATCAAGCAAGATACAATGATAATCTTTTTCCAAAGCCATATCTAATGCTTGAACTCCATTTTCTGCTTCTTCAACTACATAGCCTTCACGTTCTAAATACATTTTCAATAAACGTCGAATCCGTTCCTCATCATCTACTACTAAAATCGTAATTTCCTCTGACATACTAATCCCTCCAACTTTCTACTGTTATGTCTCATTGTACCGATAACTTTTGCAAAAATAAAGAAAAGTGTAAAAGAACTCGATAGTCCTAATCAAAATAAAAGGCCCTTTCCGTTACCGGAAAAGGCCTGCTTGTTATGCGTAAGAATGCAACCCGGCGATTATTAAGTTTACAGCAACCAAGTTAAACATGATGATTACAAAACCAAGAACAGCCAGCCAGGCAGATTTCTCACCTTGCCACCCTTTGCCTAAACGCAAATGCAAGTAAGCAGCGTAGAATAACCATGTGATCAATGCCCATACTTCTTTCGGGTCCCAGCCCCAGAAACGAGACCAAGCAATTTGTGCCCAAATCATAGCGAAAATTAATGCACCTAATGTAAATATAGGAAATCCAATGATTACGGCACGATAACCAATTTCATCCATTAATTGCAAGTTAACATTTTTAACAAATGGTTTTAAAATCGCCGCTATCCGTTTTCTGGAAACTAAACGAATCAACCAATAAAGAATTGTACCAATCAAAATTGACCATACAACAGTTGTCAATTTTCCTGCGTGTACAATTGCAGGCATTTCAACAAGCGGTGTCATAGCATCATCCGTTAATGCAACATATTCATTCATGCCGAAGATTGGCGGCATTGTGTACGTCACAGCAGCATCTTTAGCTTCTTTATCAACGTAAGTAAATTCCGCTTCATAACCTGTTAACGAAAAGAAACTACTAGCTATAACAAACCCGAGAACTAGCACAAGTGAATACATAATGGCTTCTAAGCCCATACGTTGCTTCGATTTTTTTGTTAAATCTACAACTTTTAATAAATAAATCAATCCCGCAGCTGCGCTAATTGCCAAAATTCCTTCTGCAATAACTACTGTGCTAACGTGAATCGCTAACCAGTTTGTTTGAAGAGCTGGAATAAGTGGGCTCACTTCACTCGGGAACATGCTCGCAAATGCAATGATTAATAATGCGACCGGCAAAACAATCATGCCCAATACAGGCGTTTTATACAAGAAGTATAAAATGATAAATCCGCCAACTAAAGTCATTCCAAATGCTGTTGTAAATTCGAACATATTACTAAGTGGTGCATGACCTGTTGCTCCCCATCTCGTGAAGAAATAACCAAGATTGGCAGCGAAGCCGATAAGGGTAATGGTGATTGCAACCAGACCCCATCGTGACTCTGATCTAAAGGTTCCTTCTTTGTTTCCCTTGACCGCACCACCAAAAACAAACGTTGCGATAAGATAAGCGACAAAGGCTACGTATAATAAACTTGAACTTATTTCAGCTAACGTCATGACAATACTTCACCTTCCTTTTCCACTTTCTCTTGTTTATCGATTTCATCTTGCTGATCTGTGTAAGCGGGCAATGATGCATACTCAACAACTTGGTCTAAATCTTTTTTCAAGCCAAACCAGTTTTTGTTTGTGTGACCTGCTAGTAAAATGGTCCCGTCAGTTTTATGCTGAATCCAGAATCTACGGTGATTAAAATACATCCCTTGAGCTACACCAATCATAAAGATTAAACCGCCAAGTCCAAGAATCGGTAAAGTCCTGTCTTTACGAACTGTTAACCCAGAAACATCTCGTGTTTCAACGCTTTGGAAAGCTAATTTATAGTCATTGTCACCTAAAGGCTCAACCGTATTTTTAATCGTGATAAAGCTTGTTTCTCCTTCTGGTGTATCCGGAGTAAACAATTTCACTAAAAAGCCTGGGTTGTTCGGTAATGGTGTAGCCGTTTGTGGTTCACCATTTTCAAACCCTGAAAAATCCGGGTAATAACCAATCAATTTAACAGAAGCTCCATCATCAAGTTCATAATCTTTTTTCGGATCAATCAAATCAATAGTCAGTTCACCAAAAGATTCTTCTGTTTCTTTGTTAATAAATGAGAAAGTCATCGCTTTAAGCTCGTCTAGACGGAAGTCCATTTGATAAATAGCGTACCCATCAAATTTTAACGGTTGGTTTACGCGAATCGGATACTCTTTTACCACTTCCTGTCCATCAACTGCTCCAGGCAATGCATCTTCTTTCTTTTTGTACAAAACAATGTCCGTTTGGTAATTTTTTGCAACAGTGCCGACACGATCCAGTGCTTCACCGAAGATTTCTTCTCCGCCTTCACCTGAATAATTTTCTAGTTCGAAGTTTTTGTTTTCCAAGTAATAACCCGGCACTTCAGGAATAGCTCGTGTTTCTCCTTCACGAATCCAAAGACTTTCATCAATATAAAATCCTGGCATCATGCGCAGCATAACCCCAAATAAAAATATGATCAGTCCGATGTGATTAACATAAGGACCCCATCTAGAGTAACGGCCTTTTTCAGCTAATAAGCCATTTTTATCTGTGCGGACTTTATATTTCAATTCGGTTAATTTTTCTTCTGCTTTAGTTAGCGTATCTTCTGCTCCAGGTCCTTCAGCGTAAATTCGCTGCTTGTTCATAAAGCTTGGATGACGTAACACACGTTGGTTTTTTAATGATTTATAAAGAGGAACAAAACGGTCTAAGCTAGCAATAATTAACGAAATGGCTAGCATTCCAACCAATATAATAAACCAAGATGAGCTGTACAAATCATGAAAACCAAGTGTGTGATAGATTTGTCCGACTACGCCATACGTATCCGCGTAATAGTCTTTAATCGTTGCTTCTGTATTAGCAGGAACAAATGCTTGTTGTGGCAAAATTGTCCCAATTGCTGCAGCTACTAGCAATACCACAATAATACTAACACCGACTTTAACACTCGAGAAAAAATTCCAAATTTTATCGATAATCGATTTATTATAAGTTTGTGAGCGTCTTGCTGTTCCTTCGTAGCGCATATCGACCAGTTTGCTGTTTTGATCTTGTTCAGTCAAAGATCGACCGCACGATTCACATAGTTTCGTACCCGGCGGATTTGTATGACCGCATTGACATTGCAATTTTTCCATCCAAAAAATCTCCTTAGTCAGGTTTGATTTCTTCCATAAAGCCCTCAATATCCTGTTCTGTCATTTCGCCTGTAATGATGCGTTGTATATTCCCCTCTGGGTTCACAAGCACTGTCGTTGGCAACGGCCTTATATTATAAGCCGTCATCACACTTTTTGTTTTATCAATCACTACTGGAAAAGACAAGCCGTATTGATCAGCAAAAGATTGGACTTCAAAATCTGATTGAGCA is part of the Planococcus sp. PAMC 21323 genome and encodes:
- the ccsB gene encoding c-type cytochrome biogenesis protein CcsB, with translation MTLAEISSSLLYVAFVAYLIATFVFGGAVKGNKEGTFRSESRWGLVAITITLIGFAANLGYFFTRWGATGHAPLSNMFEFTTAFGMTLVGGFIILYFLYKTPVLGMIVLPVALLIIAFASMFPSEVSPLIPALQTNWLAIHVSTVVIAEGILAISAAAGLIYLLKVVDLTKKSKQRMGLEAIMYSLVLVLGFVIASSFFSLTGYEAEFTYVDKEAKDAAVTYTMPPIFGMNEYVALTDDAMTPLVEMPAIVHAGKLTTVVWSILIGTILYWLIRLVSRKRIAAILKPFVKNVNLQLMDEIGYRAVIIGFPIFTLGALIFAMIWAQIAWSRFWGWDPKEVWALITWLFYAAYLHLRLGKGWQGEKSAWLAVLGFVIIMFNLVAVNLIIAGLHSYA
- a CDS encoding cytochrome c biogenesis protein ResB; amino-acid sequence: MEKLQCQCGHTNPPGTKLCESCGRSLTEQDQNSKLVDMRYEGTARRSQTYNKSIIDKIWNFFSSVKVGVSIIVVLLVAAAIGTILPQQAFVPANTEATIKDYYADTYGVVGQIYHTLGFHDLYSSSWFIILVGMLAISLIIASLDRFVPLYKSLKNQRVLRHPSFMNKQRIYAEGPGAEDTLTKAEEKLTELKYKVRTDKNGLLAEKGRYSRWGPYVNHIGLIIFLFGVMLRMMPGFYIDESLWIREGETRAIPEVPGYYLENKNFELENYSGEGGEEIFGEALDRVGTVAKNYQTDIVLYKKKEDALPGAVDGQEVVKEYPIRVNQPLKFDGYAIYQMDFRLDELKAMTFSFINKETEESFGELTIDLIDPKKDYELDDGASVKLIGYYPDFSGFENGEPQTATPLPNNPGFLVKLFTPDTPEGETSFITIKNTVEPLGDNDYKLAFQSVETRDVSGLTVRKDRTLPILGLGGLIFMIGVAQGMYFNHRRFWIQHKTDGTILLAGHTNKNWFGLKKDLDQVVEYASLPAYTDQQDEIDKQEKVEKEGEVLS